From a single Micromonospora pallida genomic region:
- a CDS encoding DUF4239 domain-containing protein has product MSTLLASLVVMAVAAAVGTGGFLLVSRYVPERWLIADSGAAGAMYATVSMVYAIFIAIGAIAVWEPHAEAGQYTRQEAHDLSEAYWWAGHLDATSGAQVRSLITAYGQSAVRQEWPRLRADRTGDPATEARFDELRAAAVAVRTSDEQQEKAAQNVLDRLESAADARRIRLSAAADGMPPLLWPALVLGGAVGIGFLYLFGLARTFPNGLMIATVTAMTALSLFILYQLEFPFSRALSVGPEPLTAMLTTLGAS; this is encoded by the coding sequence ATGTCGACCCTGTTGGCCAGCCTGGTCGTGATGGCGGTCGCCGCCGCTGTCGGCACGGGCGGCTTCCTGCTGGTGTCCCGGTACGTGCCCGAGCGCTGGCTGATCGCGGACTCGGGCGCGGCGGGCGCCATGTACGCGACCGTCAGCATGGTGTACGCCATCTTCATCGCGATCGGGGCGATCGCCGTGTGGGAGCCGCACGCCGAAGCGGGCCAGTACACCCGCCAGGAGGCCCACGACCTGTCCGAGGCGTACTGGTGGGCGGGTCATCTCGACGCGACGAGCGGCGCCCAGGTCCGGTCGCTGATCACCGCGTACGGCCAGTCGGCGGTACGACAGGAGTGGCCTCGGCTGCGGGCTGACCGGACCGGAGACCCGGCCACCGAGGCGCGCTTCGACGAGCTGCGCGCCGCCGCGGTCGCGGTCCGCACCAGTGACGAGCAGCAGGAGAAGGCGGCGCAGAACGTGCTCGACCGGCTCGAGAGCGCCGCTGACGCCCGACGTATCCGACTGTCCGCCGCAGCGGACGGAATGCCACCGCTGCTGTGGCCGGCGCTCGTCCTCGGTGGCGCGGTGGGCATCGGGTTCCTGTACCTGTTCGGTCTGGCGCGGACGTTTCCGAACGGTCTGATGATCGCGACCGTCACCGCCATGACGGCGCTGTCGCTGTTCATCCTCTACCAGCTCGAGTTCCCGTTCAGCCGGGCGTTGTCCGTCGGGCCGGAGCCGTTGACGGCCATGCTCACGACACTTGGCGCATCGTAG
- a CDS encoding GEVED domain-containing protein, whose product MARRTASASLLPAVLLFVLLVGPAGTAASQPTGTASSVARPEQARGVGESGCDHGWDYGDASPPYPTTRAQHGPRHRITVIGRLTIGTSVTADRNGRPGDGDVDDGLATPVRLSADAPQVTVRVRNTSGSPALLAGWLDTDRDGFSASERAVVRVPVGARNVTLRWPAPAGAPAGAGQLRLRLYPGRPVHPDPTGVAVGGEVEDYRVTLVGAPQPTPTSPAPQPTPTQPTPQPTPTTGAPQPGPPTPTPTRTSSPTPGTTPTPTATSPPAPTPPSRPMSAGVRTPTRAEPSPPRRGLPLTWSVALLIVAPAAAGAAHAVGRSARRSR is encoded by the coding sequence ATGGCGCGGCGCACCGCATCCGCCTCGTTACTCCCCGCAGTCCTGCTGTTCGTGTTGCTCGTCGGCCCGGCCGGGACCGCCGCGTCCCAGCCCACCGGCACGGCGTCGTCCGTGGCGCGCCCAGAACAGGCTCGCGGAGTGGGCGAGTCCGGGTGCGACCACGGGTGGGACTACGGCGACGCGTCCCCGCCGTATCCGACCACGCGGGCGCAGCACGGGCCACGACACCGGATCACCGTGATCGGGAGGCTGACCATCGGCACCTCGGTCACCGCCGACCGGAACGGCCGCCCCGGCGACGGTGACGTCGACGACGGCCTCGCCACGCCGGTGCGCCTCTCCGCCGACGCGCCCCAGGTGACCGTGCGGGTCCGCAACACCAGCGGGTCCCCGGCACTGCTGGCCGGCTGGCTGGACACCGACCGCGACGGTTTCTCCGCGAGCGAGCGGGCGGTGGTCCGGGTGCCCGTCGGCGCCAGAAACGTGACCCTGCGCTGGCCGGCACCGGCCGGCGCCCCGGCCGGTGCCGGCCAACTGCGCCTCCGCCTCTACCCGGGCCGACCGGTCCACCCCGACCCGACCGGTGTGGCGGTCGGCGGCGAGGTCGAGGACTACCGGGTCACCCTCGTGGGCGCGCCGCAGCCCACGCCCACCAGCCCGGCACCACAGCCGACCCCGACCCAACCGACGCCCCAGCCCACGCCGACGACCGGGGCGCCGCAGCCTGGGCCGCCGACACCAACACCGACCCGGACGTCGAGCCCGACGCCCGGAACGACACCCACCCCGACCGCGACGAGCCCACCGGCACCGACCCCACCGAGCCGCCCCATGTCCGCAGGGGTCCGGACGCCCACCCGGGCCGAACCCTCGCCACCGCGCCGTGGATTGCCGCTGACCTGGTCCGTCGCGCTCCTGATCGTGGCCCCGGCCGCGGCCGGGGCGGCACACGCCGTCGGCCGCTCCGCCCGCCGCAGCCGCTAG
- a CDS encoding RNA polymerase sigma factor, with protein MGRPPPLTDPETFTAFYRAHVDAVLRFVTRRVDDPHLAADITAEVFSAVIASAATYRPDRGNPVAWLYGIARNHIASAARQRAREADRRQRVAGRCSAPVAPSPTPPHPWRRRRHDVRRPFARPTQDRTTECPAAGTP; from the coding sequence ATGGGCCGCCCGCCCCCGCTGACCGACCCGGAAACCTTCACCGCCTTCTACCGTGCCCACGTCGACGCGGTGCTGCGCTTCGTCACCCGCCGGGTCGACGACCCGCACCTCGCCGCCGACATCACCGCCGAGGTGTTCTCCGCGGTCATCGCCTCGGCCGCGACCTACCGTCCCGACCGCGGCAATCCGGTGGCCTGGTTGTACGGCATTGCACGCAACCACATCGCCAGCGCCGCACGGCAACGTGCCCGGGAGGCGGACCGACGCCAACGCGTGGCCGGTCGCTGTTCCGCGCCCGTCGCGCCCTCACCGACACCCCCGCACCCGTGGAGGCGAAGACGCCATGACGTTCGAAGACCGTTTGCTCGCCCAACTCAGGACCGAACTACCGAGTGCCCCGCCGCCGGCACGCCGTAA
- a CDS encoding DUF3703 domain-containing protein, whose amino-acid sequence MITRTLGRRMPPTVRAALDAELATARTATEASTAWRAAERAHILSQPWPWPHTVVHAAMLRRALRERDRVEAVGQVIRLAVAGPGSALGRYPTGNTGRARVPLTQPMPIPADLAALLASASGTKAEPVS is encoded by the coding sequence ATGATCACACGAACACTCGGGCGGCGGATGCCGCCGACGGTGCGGGCCGCCCTCGACGCCGAACTGGCCACCGCCCGCACCGCGACCGAGGCATCGACCGCGTGGCGAGCCGCCGAACGCGCGCACATCCTGTCGCAGCCGTGGCCGTGGCCGCACACGGTGGTGCACGCCGCCATGCTGCGCCGCGCCCTGCGCGAACGGGACCGCGTCGAGGCGGTCGGGCAGGTGATCCGGCTCGCCGTCGCCGGGCCCGGATCCGCGCTGGGCCGCTACCCGACCGGCAACACCGGCCGGGCCCGGGTCCCGCTGACTCAACCGATGCCGATCCCCGCCGACCTCGCCGCCCTGCTCGCGTCCGCGTCCGGCACGAAAGCCGAGCCGGTCAGCTGA
- a CDS encoding cation diffusion facilitator family transporter, whose protein sequence is MSLPLINLAPAGPSAARRAVLTSRVRLLVAATITYNIIEAVVAITAGTIASSTALIGFGLDSVIEVSSAAAVAWQFAGRDPESREKVALRIIAVSFFALAAYVTVESVRALIGGAEAEHSSVGLVLAALSLAIMPVLSYAQRRAGRELGSRSAVADSKQTLLCTYLSAVVLVGLGLNSLFGWSWADPVAALVIAAVAVKEGREAWRGDTCCAVPMTAPVGAPADAQAAAAGACGCRPNCSCCSEEEK, encoded by the coding sequence ATGAGCCTGCCCCTGATCAACCTGGCACCGGCCGGGCCGTCGGCGGCCCGCCGGGCGGTACTCACCAGCCGGGTGCGGCTGCTGGTCGCCGCGACGATCACCTACAACATCATCGAGGCGGTCGTGGCGATCACGGCCGGCACGATCGCGTCGTCCACCGCGCTGATCGGCTTCGGGCTGGACTCGGTGATCGAGGTGTCGTCGGCGGCGGCGGTGGCGTGGCAGTTCGCCGGCCGCGACCCGGAGTCTCGGGAGAAGGTCGCGCTGCGGATCATCGCGGTCTCGTTCTTCGCCCTCGCCGCGTACGTCACCGTCGAGTCGGTGCGCGCCCTGATCGGCGGGGCCGAGGCGGAACACTCCAGCGTCGGCCTAGTGCTGGCCGCCCTGTCGCTGGCGATCATGCCGGTGCTCTCGTACGCCCAGCGCCGCGCCGGCCGGGAACTCGGTTCCCGTTCGGCGGTCGCCGACTCCAAGCAGACCCTGCTGTGCACCTACCTGTCCGCCGTCGTCCTCGTCGGCCTGGGGCTGAACAGCCTGTTCGGCTGGTCCTGGGCCGACCCGGTCGCCGCGCTGGTCATCGCCGCCGTCGCGGTCAAGGAAGGCCGCGAGGCCTGGCGCGGCGACACCTGCTGCGCCGTGCCGATGACCGCCCCGGTCGGCGCACCGGCCGACGCCCAGGCCGCCGCGGCGGGCGCGTGCGGCTGCCGGCCGAACTGTTCCTGCTGCTCGGAGGAGGAGAAATGA
- a CDS encoding ArsR/SmtB family transcription factor yields METLTYGQVLARFGHALSDPTRARLLLALRDGPGYPAELAELLGTTRQNLSNHLSCLRGCGLVVTVPEGRRTRYELADARLAHALGDLLGLVLAVDPAACPDSDEKGCC; encoded by the coding sequence GTGGAGACGTTGACGTACGGGCAGGTGCTGGCCCGTTTCGGCCATGCCCTGTCGGATCCGACCCGGGCGCGGCTGCTGCTGGCCCTGCGCGACGGGCCGGGATATCCGGCGGAGCTGGCCGAACTGCTGGGTACGACCCGGCAGAATCTGTCGAACCACCTGTCCTGCCTGCGCGGCTGCGGCCTGGTGGTCACGGTGCCGGAAGGGCGGCGGACCCGGTACGAGCTGGCCGACGCGCGACTGGCGCACGCGCTCGGGGACCTGTTGGGGCTGGTGCTGGCGGTCGACCCGGCCGCCTGCCCGGACTCCGACGAGAAGGGCTGTTGCTGA
- a CDS encoding YnfA family protein codes for MTILRSLLLFVLAAVAEIGGAWLIWQGWREHRGLWWIAGGVIALGAYGFVASLQPDPNFGRILAAYGGVFVAGSLVWGMVVDKFRPDRWDVVGAVICLVGVAIIMYAPRATTGS; via the coding sequence GTGACCATCCTGCGTTCGCTGCTGCTGTTCGTCCTCGCCGCCGTCGCCGAGATCGGCGGAGCCTGGCTGATCTGGCAGGGCTGGCGGGAACACCGTGGCCTGTGGTGGATCGCCGGGGGCGTCATCGCCCTCGGCGCGTACGGGTTCGTCGCGTCCCTGCAACCCGACCCGAACTTCGGCCGCATCCTCGCCGCCTACGGCGGCGTCTTCGTCGCCGGCTCCCTCGTCTGGGGCATGGTGGTCGACAAGTTCCGCCCCGACCGGTGGGACGTCGTCGGTGCGGTCATCTGCCTCGTCGGGGTGGCCATCATCATGTACGCGCCCCGCGCCACCACCGGCTCCTGA
- a CDS encoding ATP-binding cassette domain-containing protein → MSKATRTDDRSSTPHAADSHDMIRVQGARENNLKDVSVEIPKRRLTVFTGVSGSGKSSLVFGTIAAESQRMINETYSAFVQGFMPTLSRPEVDLLEGLTTAIIVDQERLGANPRSTVGTATDANAMLRILFSRLGQPYIGSANAFSFNVPSVKASGAITVERGEGKTKTEKATFTRLGGMCSRCEGMGSVTDFDLSALYDDSLSLNEGAITIPGYSMEGWYGRIFRGSGFFDPDKPIRKYTKKELQDLLYREPTKVKVEGINVTYEGLIPKIQKSFLAKDVDAMQPHIRAFVERAVTFTTCPECEGTRLSKEARSSKIKGINIADACAMQISDLAEWVRGLDEPSVAPLLTTLQHTLDSFVGIGLGYLSLARPSGTLSGGEAQRTKLIRHLGSALTDVTYVFDEPTIGLHPHDIQRMNDLLLRLRDKGNTVLVVEHKPETIAIADHVVDLGPGAGTGGGTVCFEGTVEGLRASGTLTGRHLDDRATLKETVRRPTGALEIRGATANNLQSVDVDIPLGVLVVLTGVAGSGKSSLVHGSIPAGAGVVSIDQGAIRGSRRSNPATYTGLLDPIRKAFAKANGVKPALFSANSEGACPTCNGAGVIYTDLGMMAGVASTCEDCEGKRFQAAVLEYHLGGRNISEVLAMSVTEAEEFFGAGEARTPAAHAILTRLADVGLGYLSLGQPLTTLSGGERQRLKLATHMAEKGGVYVLDEPTTGLHLADVEHLLALLDRLVDAGKSVIVIEHHQAVMAHADWIIDLGPGAGHDGGRIVFEGTPADLVTARSTLTGEHLADYVRA, encoded by the coding sequence ATGAGCAAGGCCACGAGGACGGACGACCGGTCGTCCACGCCGCACGCCGCCGACAGCCACGACATGATCCGCGTGCAGGGGGCGCGCGAGAACAACCTCAAGGACGTCAGCGTCGAGATCCCGAAGCGCCGCCTCACGGTGTTCACCGGCGTCTCCGGCTCGGGCAAGAGCTCGCTGGTGTTCGGCACGATCGCCGCCGAGTCGCAGCGGATGATCAACGAGACCTACAGCGCGTTCGTGCAGGGCTTCATGCCGACGCTCTCCCGGCCGGAGGTCGACCTGCTGGAGGGGCTGACCACGGCGATCATCGTCGACCAGGAGCGGCTGGGCGCCAACCCCCGCTCCACCGTCGGCACCGCCACCGACGCCAACGCGATGCTGCGCATCCTTTTCAGCCGGCTCGGCCAGCCGTACATCGGGTCGGCCAACGCGTTCTCGTTCAACGTCCCCTCGGTGAAGGCCAGCGGCGCGATCACCGTCGAGCGGGGCGAGGGGAAGACGAAGACCGAGAAGGCGACCTTCACCCGGCTCGGCGGCATGTGCTCGCGCTGCGAGGGCATGGGCTCGGTCACCGACTTCGACCTGTCCGCGCTGTACGACGACAGCCTGTCGCTGAACGAGGGCGCGATCACGATCCCCGGCTACAGCATGGAAGGCTGGTACGGCCGCATCTTCCGGGGCTCCGGCTTCTTCGACCCGGACAAGCCCATCCGCAAGTACACCAAGAAGGAACTGCAGGATCTCCTCTACCGGGAGCCGACCAAGGTCAAGGTCGAGGGAATCAACGTCACGTACGAGGGGCTGATCCCGAAGATCCAGAAGTCGTTCCTGGCCAAGGACGTCGACGCGATGCAGCCGCACATCCGCGCCTTCGTGGAGCGGGCGGTGACGTTCACGACCTGCCCCGAGTGCGAGGGCACCCGGCTGAGCAAGGAGGCCCGGTCGTCGAAGATCAAGGGAATCAACATCGCCGACGCGTGCGCGATGCAGATCAGCGACCTCGCCGAGTGGGTGCGCGGCCTCGACGAGCCGTCCGTGGCGCCGCTGCTCACGACGTTGCAGCACACGCTCGACTCGTTCGTGGGGATCGGACTGGGCTACCTCTCGCTCGCCCGTCCGTCCGGCACGCTGTCCGGCGGCGAGGCGCAGCGGACGAAGCTGATCCGTCACCTGGGCTCCGCGCTCACCGACGTCACGTACGTCTTCGACGAGCCCACCATCGGCCTGCACCCACATGACATCCAGCGGATGAACGACCTGCTGCTGCGCCTGCGGGACAAGGGCAACACGGTGCTGGTCGTGGAGCACAAGCCGGAGACGATCGCGATCGCCGACCATGTCGTCGACCTCGGTCCGGGCGCGGGCACGGGGGGCGGCACCGTCTGCTTCGAGGGCACCGTCGAGGGGCTGCGGGCCAGCGGCACCCTCACCGGACGCCACCTCGACGACCGGGCCACCCTCAAGGAGACCGTACGCCGGCCGACCGGCGCGCTGGAGATCCGTGGCGCGACGGCCAACAACCTGCAGTCGGTGGACGTCGACATCCCGCTCGGGGTGCTCGTGGTCCTCACCGGCGTCGCCGGCTCCGGCAAGAGCTCGCTCGTGCACGGGTCGATTCCGGCCGGCGCGGGGGTGGTGTCGATCGACCAGGGCGCGATCCGTGGCTCGCGACGGAGCAACCCGGCGACGTACACCGGGCTGCTCGACCCGATCCGCAAGGCGTTCGCGAAGGCCAACGGCGTGAAGCCGGCGCTGTTCAGCGCCAACTCCGAGGGCGCCTGCCCCACCTGCAACGGCGCCGGCGTCATCTACACCGACCTGGGCATGATGGCCGGCGTCGCCAGCACCTGCGAGGACTGCGAGGGGAAGCGGTTCCAGGCGGCGGTGCTGGAGTACCACCTCGGCGGCCGGAACATCAGCGAGGTCCTGGCGATGTCGGTGACCGAGGCCGAGGAGTTCTTCGGCGCGGGCGAGGCGCGCACGCCCGCCGCGCACGCCATCCTCACCCGGCTCGCCGACGTCGGGCTCGGCTATCTCAGCCTCGGCCAGCCGCTCACCACGCTCTCCGGCGGCGAGCGGCAGCGGCTCAAGCTGGCCACCCACATGGCCGAGAAGGGCGGCGTCTACGTCCTCGACGAGCCGACCACCGGCCTCCACCTGGCCGACGTCGAACACCTGCTCGCCCTGCTCGACCGACTGGTCGACGCCGGCAAGTCGGTGATCGTCATCGAGCACCACCAGGCGGTCATGGCGCACGCCGACTGGATCATCGACCTCGGTCCGGGCGCCGGTCACGACGGCGGCCGGATCGTTTTCGAGGGCACCCCCGCCGACCTGGTCACCGCCCGCTCCACCCTCACCGGCGAGCACCTCGCGGACTACGTCCGCGCCTGA
- a CDS encoding Gfo/Idh/MocA family protein, whose amino-acid sequence MTVTLAVVGAGSRGSTYAGYALRHPERARVVAVAEPRTAHRAALADAHRIPKPERFGSWRDLVARPRLADAVVLATPDREHAEPAARLAALGYHVLLEKPIAPTEAECVTVADAAERAGVLLAVCHVLRYTRYTDEVKRHLDAGALGRIIGVEHLEPVGWWHFAHSYVRGNWRRADDSSSSLLAKCCHDLDWLRYVVDDDPVQVSSVGALRHFRPDQRPEGAADRCLDCRVEAGCPYSAVRFYRDCLAAPDRHEWPLSVVTRDLTPHGVDVALREGPYGRCVYASDNDVVDHQSVTVTFAGGATATLTMSAFTPGGHRRTRIMGTHGYLEGDGEQVTVTDFVTGGTVTTDTRGGGADAGSGHGGGDIALMAAFVEAVASGDRTRIRSGPRESLDSHRMAFAAERSRLAGGVPVALAAPSA is encoded by the coding sequence ATGACCGTCACTCTTGCCGTCGTCGGCGCCGGCAGCCGCGGCAGCACCTACGCCGGCTACGCGCTCCGCCACCCCGAGCGGGCGCGCGTCGTCGCGGTCGCCGAACCACGAACCGCGCACCGTGCGGCCCTCGCCGACGCGCACCGGATACCGAAGCCGGAGCGGTTCGGGTCCTGGCGGGACCTGGTGGCACGGCCACGGCTGGCCGACGCGGTCGTGCTCGCCACCCCCGACCGGGAACACGCGGAGCCGGCGGCCCGACTCGCCGCGCTCGGTTACCACGTCCTGCTGGAGAAGCCGATCGCGCCGACCGAGGCGGAGTGCGTGACGGTCGCCGACGCGGCGGAACGCGCCGGCGTGCTGCTCGCCGTCTGCCACGTACTGCGGTACACCCGCTACACGGACGAGGTGAAACGGCACCTCGACGCCGGCGCGTTGGGACGGATCATCGGGGTCGAGCACCTCGAGCCGGTCGGCTGGTGGCACTTCGCCCACTCGTACGTGCGCGGCAACTGGCGCCGCGCCGACGACTCGTCGAGCAGCCTGCTCGCCAAGTGCTGCCACGACCTGGACTGGCTGCGCTACGTGGTGGACGACGATCCGGTCCAGGTCAGCAGCGTGGGCGCGCTGCGACACTTCCGGCCGGACCAGCGCCCCGAAGGGGCCGCCGACCGCTGCCTCGACTGCCGGGTGGAGGCAGGCTGCCCCTACTCCGCAGTGCGGTTCTACCGCGACTGCCTCGCGGCCCCGGATCGCCACGAGTGGCCGCTGTCGGTGGTGACCCGCGACCTGACGCCGCACGGCGTCGACGTGGCGCTACGGGAGGGCCCGTACGGGCGGTGCGTCTATGCCAGCGACAACGACGTCGTCGACCACCAGAGCGTGACCGTGACCTTCGCCGGTGGGGCCACCGCCACCCTGACCATGAGCGCCTTCACCCCGGGCGGGCACCGGCGTACCCGGATCATGGGCACGCACGGCTACCTGGAGGGCGACGGCGAGCAGGTCACCGTCACCGACTTCGTCACCGGCGGGACCGTCACCACGGACACCCGGGGCGGGGGCGCCGATGCCGGATCCGGACACGGCGGCGGCGACATTGCCCTGATGGCCGCCTTCGTCGAGGCCGTGGCCAGCGGCGACCGCACCCGGATCCGGTCGGGACCCCGGGAGTCGCTGGACAGCCACCGGATGGCGTTCGCCGCCGAACGCAGCCGGCTGGCCGGCGGAGTGCCGGTCGCCCTCGCCGCGCCGTCGGCGTGA
- a CDS encoding ABC transporter substrate-binding protein: protein MHVRKSLSAVAVALTAALAVTGCGGSGSGDSDKTVTMWIYPVIFDEAKHRAYWDEAAKAFETANPGIKVKTEIFPWANRDQALATAIAGNKGPDVVYLIPDQLPKYARNIEPVDKYLDEATKSDLHENVVQSVSIDGKMMGAPILTSAATPVCNKKVFTAVGETTYPTSWNDLLTLAPKFKAKGYDIVAYAGDAKQTLNQTFYPLLWQAGGDVFSPDGKSVTFNSAEGKSALNFLKQLVDGGYVDKSLITATPPIEQTRIAQDKVGCAWYVPVSEVEKVWGKENVQIVPHFTGTKQIGYGTVGSLSMLKNAKDKEAAGKWLAFATNAEQTKKYDLASGFFSPHKSTGSLYAGDPILGEQEKQVGSSTVGPLHEKARDIQGVLSPEIQAALLGKKSVDQALDDAAKAANALLG, encoded by the coding sequence ATGCATGTTCGGAAGAGCCTGTCGGCTGTCGCGGTGGCCCTCACGGCCGCCCTCGCGGTCACCGGCTGTGGTGGCTCCGGATCCGGTGACTCCGACAAGACCGTGACAATGTGGATCTACCCGGTGATCTTCGACGAGGCGAAGCACCGGGCCTACTGGGACGAGGCCGCCAAGGCGTTCGAGACCGCCAACCCGGGCATCAAGGTCAAGACCGAGATCTTCCCGTGGGCCAACCGCGACCAGGCGCTGGCCACCGCGATCGCCGGCAACAAGGGACCGGACGTCGTCTACCTCATCCCCGACCAGCTGCCCAAGTACGCCCGCAACATCGAGCCGGTCGACAAGTACCTCGACGAGGCGACCAAGAGCGACCTGCACGAGAACGTGGTGCAGTCGGTGAGCATCGACGGCAAGATGATGGGCGCTCCGATCCTCACCAGCGCTGCCACCCCGGTCTGCAACAAGAAGGTCTTCACGGCCGTCGGCGAGACGACCTACCCGACGAGCTGGAACGACCTGCTCACCCTGGCCCCGAAGTTCAAGGCCAAGGGCTACGACATCGTCGCCTACGCCGGTGACGCCAAGCAGACCCTGAACCAGACCTTCTACCCGCTGCTCTGGCAGGCCGGGGGCGACGTGTTCAGCCCCGACGGCAAGTCGGTCACGTTCAACAGCGCCGAGGGCAAGAGCGCGCTGAACTTCCTCAAGCAGCTCGTCGACGGCGGCTACGTCGACAAGTCCCTGATCACCGCCACGCCGCCGATCGAGCAGACCCGCATCGCGCAGGACAAGGTCGGCTGCGCGTGGTACGTGCCGGTGAGCGAGGTCGAGAAGGTCTGGGGCAAGGAGAACGTCCAGATCGTCCCGCACTTCACCGGAACCAAGCAGATCGGCTACGGCACCGTCGGCTCGCTGTCGATGTTGAAGAACGCCAAGGACAAGGAGGCGGCCGGCAAGTGGCTCGCCTTCGCGACCAACGCCGAGCAGACCAAGAAGTACGACCTCGCCTCCGGCTTCTTCTCCCCGCACAAGTCCACCGGCTCGCTGTACGCCGGCGACCCGATCCTCGGTGAGCAGGAGAAGCAGGTCGGCAGCAGCACCGTCGGCCCGCTGCACGAGAAGGCCCGCGACATCCAGGGCGTCCTCTCCCCGGAGATCCAGGCCGCCCTGCTCGGCAAGAAGTCCGTCGACCAGGCGCTCGACGACGCGGCGAAGGCCGCCAACGCGCTGCTCGGCTAG
- a CDS encoding carbohydrate ABC transporter permease yields the protein MVALPANRRRRVRRPSAREAGTALLFVLPFLVLFALFRFGPAIAGVVLGFTDYTIGGDTAFVGLENFRRLVDDPTFWSALRVTVVFTALSVPLSMLASLGMALLTRRAFRGVKLFRSVFFLPVVTSLVLAGVIFTWVFSEGGPWSQAMGALGLPQGSWLADSVLVIPAVVLVSVWSRFGYGMLILLARLQDIPAELEEAALTDGASAWQRFRYVTLPQLRPALFFVAIIETTVAVQVFDMIYVMTSGGPVRASYSLVYLLYDQGFKYFDLGYASAIGVALFVMTIVVALIQRLTLGREEK from the coding sequence ATGGTTGCATTGCCGGCGAATCGCCGACGACGCGTCCGCCGCCCGTCCGCCCGGGAGGCCGGCACCGCACTGCTCTTCGTCCTGCCGTTCCTGGTGTTGTTCGCCCTGTTCCGGTTCGGACCGGCGATCGCCGGGGTGGTCCTCGGCTTCACCGACTACACCATCGGAGGCGACACCGCCTTCGTCGGTCTGGAGAACTTTCGGCGGCTGGTCGACGACCCGACCTTCTGGTCGGCGTTGCGCGTGACGGTCGTCTTCACCGCGCTCTCCGTACCCCTGTCGATGCTGGCGTCGCTCGGCATGGCCCTGCTGACCCGGCGCGCCTTCCGCGGCGTGAAGCTGTTCCGGTCGGTGTTCTTCCTGCCGGTGGTGACCAGCCTGGTCCTCGCCGGGGTGATCTTCACCTGGGTCTTCTCCGAGGGCGGTCCGTGGTCCCAGGCGATGGGCGCGCTCGGCCTGCCGCAGGGTTCCTGGCTCGCCGACAGTGTGCTGGTCATCCCGGCCGTGGTGCTGGTCTCGGTCTGGTCCCGCTTCGGCTACGGCATGCTCATCCTGCTCGCCCGCCTGCAGGACATCCCCGCCGAGCTGGAGGAGGCCGCGCTGACCGACGGCGCCTCGGCCTGGCAGCGGTTCCGCTACGTCACGCTGCCGCAGCTCCGACCGGCGCTGTTCTTCGTCGCCATCATCGAGACCACCGTCGCCGTCCAGGTCTTCGACATGATCTACGTGATGACCAGCGGCGGGCCGGTACGGGCCAGCTACAGCCTGGTCTACCTCCTCTACGACCAGGGCTTCAAGTACTTCGACCTGGGTTACGCCAGCGCCATCGGGGTCGCGCTGTTCGTGATGACGATCGTGGTGGCGCTGATCCAGCGGTTGACCCTCGGGAGGGAGGAAAAGTGA